The genomic region ACCGCCCACCTTTTCCACGTTGAAGAACGAGCACCCAGACCTCTATTCCCTGCTCCCGAAGGAGGCGTTGGCCACAGACGCGACCCAGAGGCCCAAGTCTTCGAGAGCGCGGCTCTAGCCATCAATCTTCGGAAGGTATAGATGAAGGAAGTGCGGCCGCCCTCTCCAGATGAGGCGCAAGACCTTCGGAAAAACGGGCAGAGAAGCGTCCGAAATTGGTGTGGGCACGTACTACGATCCCCTCTGGATAGCCACGGCATTCATGGGCTGGAGGAGAGGGGCGGCAAAGAAGGTAGAGGCCATCGGGGCGGGGCTGGAGGCCGGGATTACCTTGGTCGACACGGCCGAGGCATACGGGTCAGAACCACTGGTCGCCGAGGCAATCCGCGGAAGGAAGAGAGATAAGTTCTTCGTTGCGACCAAGGCGTGGTCCAACCACCTTCGAAGGGACGCCCTCAAGAGGTCGCTGGAGAAGAGTTTGAAGCGCCTCGGAGTCTCCTACGTGGACCTTTACCAGGTTCACTTCCCCAACAAGCGCGTTCCCATCAGTGAGACCATGGCTGCAATGGAAGACTTCGTGAGAGCAGGGAAGATTCTTCACGTCGGGGTAAGTAACTTCAGCCTCCAACAAATCCAAGAGGCGAATGCGGCACTGCCGAAATCCCAGCTCAGCTCGGTCCAGCTGCCCTACAACTTGATGAAC from Nitrososphaerales archaeon harbors:
- a CDS encoding aldo/keto reductase, giving the protein MRRKTFGKTGREASEIGVGTYYDPLWIATAFMGWRRGAAKKVEAIGAGLEAGITLVDTAEAYGSEPLVAEAIRGRKRDKFFVATKAWSNHLRRDALKRSLEKSLKRLGVSYVDLYQVHFPNKRVPISETMAAMEDFVRAGKILHVGVSNFSLQQIQEANAALPKSQLSSVQLPYNLMNRAVEKEILPYCVRERIAFIAYFPLAHGKLVSNQRLAAVCAKYGKTASQLALRWLARKDGVFPIPRASEPGHVAEDAAASGWDLTDEDAMQLERLFS